A window of the Plasmodium vinckei vinckei genome assembly, chromosome: PVVCY_08 genome harbors these coding sequences:
- a CDS encoding fam-b protein, whose translation MKQFTILKKLIYFSIFICSLGHTTNVLCDVSADKNGPTLLAPLDLKFSKFSSNNDYILDLMYSYDSLIEAVAKSLQPDEDCGETSASDDDTKSNEDLDEDNQFGILGGIYDEEEISKINTMKRSIRTKKSDNIYQDKKASKKPSEVDEYDVNSNYDEFEDEYYKICLSPSYKKLESKYTNNSTLSVILKYLIYISSALYHISNLAIIAIYTFY comes from the exons ATGAAGCAATTCaccattttaaaaaaattgatatatttttcgatatttatttgttcttTGGGGCACACTACAAAT GTTTTATGTGATGTAAGCGCAGACAAAAATGGGCCCACGCTATTAGCTCCATtagatttaaaatttaGTAAATTCTCAAGCAataatgattatatattagATTTAATGTATTCTTATGATTCACTTATAGAAGCTGTAGCTAAGAGTTTACAACCGGATGAAGATTGTGGAGAAACATCAGCCAGTGATGATGATACTAAATCAAATGAAGATTTAGATGAGGATAACCAGTTTGGCATTTTAGGGGGAATATatgatgaagaagaaaTTTCAAAGATCAATACCATGAAGAGATCAATAAGGACtaaaaaaagtgataatatatatcaagACAAAAAAGCATCAAAGAAACCATCTG AAGTTGATGAGTATGATGTGAATAGTAATTATGATGAATTCGAAGATGagtattataaaatatgtttaagTCCTAGTTATAAGAAATTAGAAAGTAAATATACTAATAATAGCACGCTATCagttatattaaaatatttaatatatataagtagCGCTTTATATCATATCTCCAATTTGGCTATTATTGCTATATATACTTTCTATTGA